The Sphingomonas sinipercae genome contains a region encoding:
- a CDS encoding LuxR C-terminal-related transcriptional regulator, translating into MKLTTHLIYEAVLDDQLFAELPTMIAEATGARSCVLHWRDSATGAADIAAHSGYFSDEQMENYAANFVEYDLWTEAGMGQGRINKAWNTTDLVTQDEYDSSIFYNEWIRAMGDDTYYCCGSVMETFQGKGIIGLHRGRAQEDFSASSLNLLDGQVEHLRRMFGIRSRISHLTKRLDLLEAIFESGTGASLVIGSDGRVLAANPAGDSFLSSGRFLRVRNGRIEPSDAGQRETFERSLAMSFRPDQPGAAECILSDKDGALVIATFTPLTGQSWLQGSLVTINRTGQRVGRELTAHHLQSMYGLSAAEADVALRLTEGRSLRQISDERRSALGTVRTQMKHILTKLGVSRQADVVRTVLTLLK; encoded by the coding sequence GTGAAGCTGACAACGCACTTAATCTATGAAGCAGTGCTGGACGATCAGCTGTTCGCCGAATTGCCCACCATGATCGCTGAGGCGACGGGCGCTCGCAGCTGCGTTCTTCACTGGCGCGACTCCGCAACCGGCGCCGCGGACATCGCCGCCCACTCGGGCTATTTCAGCGACGAGCAAATGGAGAATTACGCGGCGAACTTCGTCGAATATGATCTGTGGACCGAAGCCGGAATGGGGCAGGGGCGGATCAACAAGGCGTGGAACACCACGGACCTGGTCACTCAGGACGAATATGACTCCAGCATATTCTACAACGAGTGGATTCGCGCGATGGGCGACGACACCTATTACTGCTGCGGCTCCGTCATGGAGACGTTTCAGGGGAAGGGCATCATCGGCCTCCACCGCGGGCGCGCTCAGGAGGATTTTTCTGCCAGCTCGCTGAATCTTCTGGACGGGCAAGTCGAACATTTGCGGCGCATGTTCGGCATTCGCAGCCGAATTTCTCACCTCACCAAGCGGCTCGACCTGCTCGAGGCAATTTTCGAAAGCGGAACCGGCGCTTCACTGGTCATCGGCAGTGATGGGCGTGTCCTGGCCGCAAACCCCGCAGGCGATTCCTTTTTGTCGTCCGGGCGTTTCCTGCGCGTACGCAACGGCCGGATAGAACCGAGCGACGCGGGCCAAAGGGAAACGTTCGAACGGTCGCTGGCCATGTCGTTCAGGCCAGACCAACCGGGCGCTGCGGAATGCATCCTCAGCGACAAGGACGGCGCGCTCGTGATTGCGACTTTCACGCCGTTGACGGGGCAAAGCTGGCTGCAGGGATCGTTAGTCACGATCAACCGCACCGGGCAGCGCGTAGGCCGCGAACTGACCGCGCACCATCTGCAGTCCATGTACGGCTTGTCCGCGGCCGAAGCGGACGTCGCGTTGCGGCTTACCGAGGGCCGGTCGCTGCGGCAGATCAGCGACGAGCGCCGTTCGGCCCTCGGGACCGTGCGGACGCAGATGAAGCACATCCTGACCAAGCTTGGCGTGAGCCGCCAAGCCGATGTGGTGCGAACCGTTCTGACGCTCCTCAAGTGA
- a CDS encoding FG-GAP-like repeat-containing protein yields the protein MNELSSVSATQPARTLGSDAPLSTESPVTETLLGTVNGQSYYLVATENLGWMSGIGQLGYVNTLNASRQIHTETVVDGIDRYYDYSADYARWDYDIVRVDSNGQRTVVLADMEYFDVTQGQLGSALHVFFWDASNREDNATRITEFARDVGYWAPVSGRSVQTDFGAGIWHLDLTSGTVELFGDAWSVSRYDDSRVTIYVDNDPADRVSEWDPDAPFGGTWVETGWEPTQFIYNVNGANLFTASPNEVNFNALSTAQLGLINSNANLYQALAGDDIVRLPDQAGYNLGPVMWNPLRTFYGNSGNDRITGGTGADLIDGGADNDRLQGGAGSDTLTGGSGRDTFYFEVGRDILANGAGGTDKITDFNAGFDQTLRFDQAPGFFDNPNLDKIRIVPLDGSAGNALTFIGSSQFTGTRPEIAFEWDVQGAVTHILIDYNGDGQKDHQIEIDGLFIMKEVPGEPGSFYGLEAPPNPQVIYLDFDHAARAPTPTVQGLDWNGDGIGSSVDLSLTRQQQIVAETQQIFANSLIPILVTNIQPDAVTLTHSTTVRFSDFFSPSPSDPNSYAYQLTTGSLLGWAYEGVDQFNQSSQNEVGVFIGDQNNLRLIAEVIAHEAGHSFGLRHINPFPGNTSEVMDYDWATDPTGYRWFWDMPAAVTDQGLVNTLYTHNNAYHLLRWALGYTHEEIVQERGLEPGTWDRDYLGQTWKLELSSILSEGLDLAKIVIFRLGEDGGQGDLFSSTDPIYVTPGQPISLELPVGGTFRIVGYANADDTVASYIIGTATTTGPDVTFTSPGELSIGGTIYLISPDGSVTGVAGSFTTVIEQVGHVPAHLDSTMHPQNLTDFNGDGIADVLWRSDTGVITTWLGQADGTFIDNSANTGQAIPLDWNIVGTGDYNGDGLGDIMWRSDAGVMTQWLGQLDGTFRDNFAKTGQVIPLDWNVIGTGDFNGDGLGDLIWRSDAGVITEWLGNLDGSFRDNFAGTGQHIPLNWTIDGMGDFNGDGLEDLIWRSDAGVITEWLGQNDGSFKDNFAGTGQTIPTNWQIVGVGDFNADGYADILWQSTAGTLTNWLGNPDGSFTDNFVNTGQVIPQGWELVGVGDLNGDGRDDILWRTGPDSVETWFGQDNGGFTGGSSGTLAAAHAAGAGTNGDLFYLG from the coding sequence ATGAATGAATTATCGAGCGTTTCGGCAACTCAACCGGCGCGAACGCTGGGTAGCGATGCGCCCCTGTCAACCGAGTCTCCAGTTACAGAAACCCTGCTCGGCACAGTCAATGGCCAATCATACTATCTTGTCGCCACTGAAAACTTAGGATGGATGTCCGGAATTGGGCAACTAGGGTACGTCAATACCCTGAACGCAAGTCGCCAGATACATACAGAAACGGTCGTCGATGGTATCGATCGTTATTACGATTATAGCGCCGATTATGCTAGGTGGGATTACGACATCGTTCGGGTTGATTCAAATGGACAGCGTACTGTTGTGCTCGCGGACATGGAGTACTTTGATGTTACCCAAGGTCAGCTAGGATCTGCTTTACACGTCTTTTTCTGGGACGCTTCGAATAGAGAAGATAACGCTACGAGAATTACCGAGTTTGCTCGCGATGTGGGCTACTGGGCCCCGGTCAGTGGCCGTTCAGTACAGACTGACTTCGGTGCTGGGATCTGGCATCTGGACCTGACCAGTGGAACGGTGGAGTTGTTCGGAGACGCTTGGTCGGTCAGCAGATACGACGATTCTCGCGTGACGATCTACGTCGACAACGATCCTGCGGATCGGGTGAGCGAATGGGACCCTGACGCGCCGTTCGGTGGAACTTGGGTGGAAACCGGTTGGGAGCCAACCCAGTTCATCTACAATGTCAACGGCGCAAACCTGTTCACCGCGTCCCCTAACGAAGTGAATTTCAATGCGCTGTCCACGGCCCAGTTAGGGCTGATCAATTCCAACGCGAACCTGTACCAGGCGCTTGCGGGCGACGACATCGTCCGCCTCCCCGATCAAGCCGGTTACAATCTCGGTCCGGTTATGTGGAATCCTCTGCGGACCTTCTACGGTAACAGCGGCAACGACAGGATCACTGGTGGTACTGGCGCCGACCTCATCGACGGCGGCGCCGATAACGACCGGCTTCAAGGCGGTGCCGGGAGCGACACCCTCACCGGCGGTTCGGGCCGCGACACCTTCTACTTCGAAGTCGGTCGCGACATTTTGGCGAACGGTGCCGGCGGCACCGACAAGATCACCGACTTCAACGCGGGTTTTGACCAGACGCTGAGGTTCGACCAAGCCCCAGGCTTCTTCGATAACCCGAACCTGGACAAGATCCGCATCGTCCCGCTCGACGGCAGCGCCGGCAATGCGTTGACTTTCATCGGCTCCAGTCAGTTTACCGGAACCCGCCCTGAGATAGCGTTCGAATGGGACGTCCAGGGCGCGGTGACCCACATCCTCATCGACTATAACGGCGACGGGCAGAAGGATCACCAGATCGAAATCGACGGCCTCTTCATCATGAAAGAGGTGCCGGGAGAGCCCGGGTCGTTCTATGGCCTGGAAGCGCCGCCGAACCCGCAGGTGATCTATCTCGATTTCGACCATGCCGCCCGCGCGCCGACACCGACCGTCCAGGGTCTCGACTGGAATGGCGATGGGATCGGCTCGTCTGTCGATCTCTCGCTGACTCGCCAGCAGCAGATCGTTGCCGAAACTCAGCAGATTTTTGCCAATTCTTTGATTCCGATACTGGTCACCAACATTCAGCCCGACGCCGTCACGCTGACTCATTCAACGACGGTAAGGTTCAGCGACTTTTTTTCGCCGAGCCCCAGTGATCCGAACTCCTATGCCTATCAGCTGACCACTGGGTCGTTGCTGGGCTGGGCCTATGAAGGCGTCGACCAGTTCAACCAGAGCAGCCAGAACGAAGTTGGCGTCTTTATCGGCGATCAAAACAACCTTCGCCTGATCGCGGAGGTGATCGCGCACGAAGCCGGTCATTCCTTCGGATTGCGGCACATCAACCCGTTCCCCGGCAACACCTCCGAGGTCATGGACTATGACTGGGCCACGGATCCCACCGGCTACCGCTGGTTCTGGGATATGCCAGCCGCAGTTACGGATCAGGGCCTGGTCAACACCCTGTACACCCACAACAATGCCTATCACCTGCTGCGCTGGGCCCTTGGTTACACGCACGAGGAGATCGTTCAGGAACGCGGCTTGGAGCCGGGCACTTGGGACAGGGATTATCTCGGCCAGACGTGGAAGCTCGAGCTCAGCTCCATCCTGAGCGAGGGCCTAGACCTCGCCAAGATCGTCATCTTCAGGCTTGGTGAGGACGGGGGCCAGGGCGATTTGTTCAGCAGCACCGACCCGATTTATGTCACGCCGGGGCAGCCGATTTCGCTTGAGTTGCCGGTGGGCGGCACCTTCCGCATCGTCGGCTATGCAAATGCAGACGATACCGTCGCCAGTTACATCATCGGTACCGCCACCACGACCGGGCCCGACGTGACCTTCACCTCCCCAGGCGAACTCAGCATCGGTGGGACGATCTACCTGATATCACCCGACGGCAGCGTTACCGGCGTCGCGGGATCATTCACGACAGTGATCGAGCAGGTTGGACACGTTCCCGCGCATCTCGATTCGACCATGCACCCGCAGAACCTCACCGACTTCAACGGCGACGGCATTGCGGACGTGCTTTGGCGCAGCGACACGGGGGTCATCACGACCTGGCTCGGCCAGGCCGACGGCACGTTCATCGACAACAGCGCCAACACCGGCCAGGCGATCCCGCTCGACTGGAACATCGTTGGCACTGGCGACTACAACGGCGACGGCCTGGGCGACATCATGTGGCGCAGCGACGCCGGCGTGATGACGCAGTGGCTGGGTCAGTTGGACGGCACCTTCCGCGATAACTTCGCCAAGACCGGCCAGGTGATCCCACTCGACTGGAACGTCATCGGCACCGGCGACTTCAACGGCGACGGGTTGGGCGACCTCATCTGGCGCAGCGATGCCGGCGTCATCACCGAATGGCTCGGCAACCTCGACGGCAGCTTCCGCGACAACTTCGCCGGCACCGGCCAGCATATTCCATTGAACTGGACCATCGACGGCATGGGCGACTTCAACGGCGACGGGCTCGAGGATCTGATCTGGCGCAGCGATGCTGGCGTCATCACCGAATGGCTCGGCCAGAACGACGGCAGCTTCAAGGACAACTTCGCCGGCACCGGCCAGACCATCCCGACCAACTGGCAGATCGTCGGCGTCGGCGACTTCAACGCCGACGGCTATGCCGACATCCTGTGGCAGAGCACCGCCGGCACGCTGACCAACTGGCTCGGCAATCCGGACGGCAGCTTCACCGACAACTTCGTCAACACCGGCCAGGTCATCCCGCAAGGCTGGGAGCTGGTCGGCGTCGGCGACCTCAACGGCGACGGCCGCGACGACATCCTGTGGCGCACCGGCCCCGACAGCGTCGAAACCTGGTTCGGCCAGGACAATGGTGGGTTCACCGGCGGCAGCAGCGGCACGCTGGCGGCCGCCCACGCCGCTGGTGCCGGCACCAACGGAGACCTGTTCTACCTGGGTTAG
- a CDS encoding autotransporter domain-containing protein — protein MVRRHFRSALLGASVLGLAATAAPASAQQIDRIVAFGDSYADDGNQFELIGVPYPSFYSTGRFSGGTNYIDTLAQILGVPVENFAIGGALTGNTNTVTGNSLGFTTEVQSFLTPGGPAAFPDIPGTFDAHDLVTVSIGGNDSRRYQQTGGTLAGATAAAGVSVANATANLDLLVGAGARNISFLAGNTAILPEVAAEPNPALAVQVRQAYANAFSAGIQQTLSGYAADGVIVHYLDLTLVGQRITADPAAYGLTSAGPCPAAQATQCVTDAAFRNQYLFYVDALHLTPAGFAIVGQYIAAQLDAPLSLQAPSDLGLDTARQFGRTLSTRVDLNGPRAAQSAGMRLFVVGDTFQRDVETSDQNNAFDIDGTGITVGAEFGVPGGVGGVAVNYTRPRVRFGDDSARVKGRSVQLGAYAGFGVAGLFAQGHLGYGQDKHRITRTGVIDNLGARPDGHHVTAGAKVGYLMPMTGFRIGPIAALDYASAKVDGYTEAGDPALTMSVSEQSLKSLTGQLGLEMRTGVNVGAASFRPFVAATIEHDFTGDDRAIKFAQTASPTIVNTWNVDRKQETYGRFAGGASANILGSASINAAVSATVGRDSGDEIGAQLGLRLGF, from the coding sequence ATGGTTCGTCGTCATTTCCGCTCGGCCTTGCTTGGCGCCAGCGTCCTTGGACTTGCCGCCACGGCGGCGCCGGCATCGGCACAGCAAATCGACCGTATTGTCGCATTCGGCGACAGCTATGCCGACGACGGCAATCAGTTCGAACTGATCGGCGTTCCCTATCCCAGCTTTTACTCGACCGGGCGCTTCTCCGGCGGCACCAACTATATCGACACGCTGGCCCAGATCCTCGGCGTGCCGGTCGAGAATTTCGCGATCGGCGGCGCGCTAACCGGCAACACCAACACGGTGACCGGCAACTCGCTTGGCTTCACCACTGAAGTGCAGAGCTTCCTCACGCCGGGCGGCCCGGCGGCGTTCCCGGACATCCCCGGTACGTTCGACGCGCATGACCTGGTCACCGTGTCGATCGGCGGCAACGATTCCCGCCGCTACCAGCAGACCGGCGGAACGCTTGCCGGTGCGACTGCCGCCGCGGGCGTTTCGGTCGCCAATGCCACCGCCAACCTCGACCTGCTGGTGGGTGCCGGTGCCCGGAACATCAGCTTCCTCGCCGGCAACACCGCAATCCTGCCGGAAGTCGCTGCGGAGCCGAACCCCGCGCTCGCCGTCCAGGTGCGGCAGGCCTATGCCAACGCCTTCAGCGCCGGGATCCAGCAGACGCTGTCCGGCTATGCCGCCGACGGAGTCATCGTACATTATCTCGACCTGACCCTGGTCGGGCAGCGGATCACCGCCGACCCGGCGGCGTACGGCCTGACCAGCGCCGGCCCGTGCCCGGCCGCCCAGGCGACCCAGTGCGTTACCGACGCGGCCTTTCGGAACCAGTATCTGTTCTACGTCGACGCGCTTCACCTGACGCCCGCGGGCTTTGCCATCGTCGGCCAGTATATCGCCGCGCAACTCGACGCGCCGCTCTCGCTGCAGGCGCCGTCCGACCTTGGCCTCGACACCGCGCGCCAGTTCGGCCGCACCTTGTCGACCCGGGTGGACCTCAACGGGCCGCGCGCCGCACAATCGGCGGGGATGCGGCTGTTCGTGGTCGGCGACACCTTCCAGCGCGATGTGGAGACCAGCGACCAGAACAACGCCTTCGACATCGACGGCACCGGGATCACGGTCGGCGCCGAATTCGGCGTTCCGGGCGGCGTTGGCGGCGTGGCGGTGAATTACACCCGGCCCCGGGTGCGCTTCGGCGACGATTCGGCGCGAGTGAAGGGCCGTAGCGTCCAGCTTGGCGCCTATGCGGGCTTCGGCGTCGCCGGGCTCTTCGCCCAGGGGCACCTTGGTTACGGCCAGGACAAGCACCGGATCACGCGCACCGGCGTGATCGACAATCTGGGCGCGCGCCCGGACGGCCACCACGTCACGGCCGGCGCCAAGGTCGGTTACCTGATGCCGATGACCGGCTTCCGAATCGGCCCGATCGCCGCGCTCGACTACGCCAGCGCGAAAGTGGACGGATACACTGAAGCTGGCGACCCGGCGCTGACGATGAGCGTCAGCGAGCAGAGCCTGAAGAGCCTGACCGGCCAGCTGGGCCTGGAAATGCGCACCGGCGTGAATGTCGGGGCGGCGTCGTTCCGCCCGTTCGTCGCTGCCACCATCGAACATGACTTCACCGGCGACGACCGGGCGATCAAGTTTGCGCAGACCGCTTCGCCGACGATCGTCAACACGTGGAACGTCGACCGCAAGCAGGAAACCTACGGGCGCTTCGCCGGCGGCGCGTCGGCCAACATCCTGGGCAGCGCCAGCATCAACGCCGCCGTCAGCGCCACGGTCGGCCGTGACAGCGGCGACGAAATCGGCGCCCAGCTCGGCCTCCGCCTCGGCTTCTGA
- a CDS encoding FG-GAP-like repeat-containing protein: MANFVVGSAFDLQWFIETGSLAEYFEFGTVTTHTETQLTVVDEETGEFLTFHGTFGGYNGENIPTTGTITTISYGLSGTTLFTASNLAMSVPTFTQFVQGDNLQGLFMAVLAGNDGVTGSNGDDVLFGFGGDDAMNGNQGNDWLYGGDGDDAILGWTGDDHLYGGNGNDVLSGGTGADEMYGGAGNDVYAVGLGDFVYEDANQGTDKVLASIEGYTLLTNFEDLTLSGTIVTGYGNAVGNVITGNAVGNVMEGRGGNDTLYGLEGNDTLIGGAGADTLAGGAGADTFRGTAAELNGDAIVDLTAEDRIVITDVNAANFTFTITGNTVTYAGGSFTLGEGFSGTLVATAIEGGGVELRIGTPPVHLNGQGLVDFNGDGIADVLWRSDTGVITTWLGQADGTFIDNSANTGQAIPLDWNIVGTGDYNGDGLGDIMWRSDAGVMTQWLGQLDGTFRDNFAKTGQVIPLNWNVIGTGDFNGDGLGDLIWRSDAGVITEWLGNLDGSFRDNFAGTGQHIPLNWTIDGMGDFNGDGLEDLIWRSDQGVITEWLGQNDGSFKDNFAGTGQTIPTNWQIVGVGDFNADGYADILWQSTAGTLTNWLGNPDGSFTDNFVNTGQVIPQGWELVGVGDLNGDGRDDILWQTGPDSVETWFGQDNGGFTGGSSGTLAAAHAASAGTNGDLFYLG, from the coding sequence GTGGCAAATTTCGTGGTGGGCAGCGCGTTCGATTTGCAGTGGTTCATCGAAACCGGCTCTTTGGCCGAGTATTTCGAGTTCGGGACCGTCACCACGCACACCGAGACGCAGCTTACCGTGGTGGACGAGGAAACCGGCGAGTTCCTAACGTTCCATGGCACGTTCGGTGGGTATAACGGCGAAAACATCCCCACCACCGGGACGATCACGACCATCTCCTATGGCCTGTCGGGGACGACTCTGTTCACCGCCAGCAACCTTGCGATGAGCGTTCCGACCTTCACCCAGTTCGTGCAGGGCGACAACCTGCAGGGCCTCTTCATGGCGGTCCTCGCCGGCAACGACGGCGTGACCGGAAGCAACGGCGACGACGTGCTGTTCGGCTTCGGTGGCGACGACGCCATGAACGGCAATCAGGGCAATGACTGGCTGTATGGCGGTGACGGCGACGACGCCATTCTTGGCTGGACGGGCGACGACCATCTTTACGGGGGCAATGGAAACGACGTCCTCAGCGGCGGCACCGGCGCGGATGAGATGTACGGCGGCGCTGGCAACGACGTGTACGCGGTCGGCCTTGGTGATTTCGTCTACGAAGATGCCAACCAGGGGACCGACAAGGTGCTCGCCTCGATCGAAGGCTACACGCTCCTCACCAACTTCGAGGACCTGACGCTGAGCGGCACCATCGTCACCGGCTATGGCAACGCGGTCGGCAACGTGATCACCGGCAACGCCGTCGGGAACGTGATGGAAGGCCGCGGCGGCAACGACACTTTGTACGGGCTCGAAGGGAACGACACGCTGATCGGCGGCGCCGGCGCTGACACGCTGGCAGGCGGCGCCGGGGCAGATACCTTCCGTGGCACGGCCGCCGAGCTGAACGGCGACGCCATCGTCGATCTCACGGCCGAGGACCGCATCGTCATCACCGACGTCAATGCCGCCAACTTCACTTTCACAATCACCGGAAACACCGTCACCTACGCCGGCGGCTCGTTCACCTTGGGCGAAGGCTTTTCGGGCACTCTTGTCGCGACTGCCATCGAAGGCGGCGGCGTCGAGCTTCGGATCGGCACGCCGCCGGTCCACCTTAACGGCCAGGGCCTGGTCGACTTCAACGGCGACGGCATCGCGGATGTGCTGTGGCGCAGCGACACGGGGGTTATCACGACCTGGCTGGGCCAGGCCGACGGCACCTTCATCGACAATAGCGCCAACACCGGCCAGGCGATCCCGCTCGACTGGAACATCGTCGGCACCGGCGACTACAATGGCGACGGGTTGGGCGACATCATGTGGCGCAGCGACGCCGGCGTGATGACGCAGTGGCTGGGCCAGTTGGACGGCACCTTCCGCGACAATTTCGCCAAGACGGGCCAGGTGATCCCGCTCAACTGGAACGTGATCGGTACCGGGGATTTCAACGGCGACGGGTTGGGCGATCTCATCTGGCGCAGCGATGCCGGCGTCATCACCGAATGGCTCGGCAACCTTGACGGCAGCTTCCGCGACAACTTCGCCGGTACCGGCCAGCACATCCCCTTGAACTGGACCATCGACGGGATGGGCGACTTCAACGGTGACGGGCTCGAGGATCTCATCTGGCGCAGCGACCAGGGTGTGATCACCGAATGGCTCGGCCAGAACGACGGCAGCTTCAAGGACAACTTCGCCGGCACCGGCCAGACCATCCCGACCAACTGGCAGATCGTCGGCGTCGGCGACTTCAACGCCGACGGCTATGCCGACATCTTGTGGCAGAGCACCGCCGGCACGCTGACCAACTGGCTCGGCAATCCGGACGGCAGCTTCACCGACAACTTCGTCAACACCGGCCAGGTCATCCCGCAAGGCTGGGAACTGGTCGGCGTCGGCGACCTCAACGGCGACGGCCGCGACGACATCCTGTGGCAAACCGGACCCGACAGCGTCGAAACCTGGTTCGGCCAGGACAATGGCGGCTTCACCGGCGGCAGCAGCGGCACGCTGGCGGCCGCGCACGCCGCAAGCGCCGGCACCAATGGAGACCTGTTCTACCTGGGCTAA
- a CDS encoding M10 family metallopeptidase C-terminal domain-containing protein translates to MVDIPGDTTTTSTISVGSMVDNAIETVGDHDWYAVTLTAGQKVTIALNIITLEDPYLYLRDSNGSLIAENDDGGGGRGSRLVFTAPTDGTYYIDVAAWAPTEVVPGYTGTGAYRLSVSDYVAPSEGTLDDFADQMTHGFFDGDYHHFNVTQGGSLTVNFQGLTDAGRTVALQALQQWTDIIGVNFVETNGAAQITFDDLDQGTGAFADTVSSNHITSSAIVNVALYRLNLHTYMHEIGHALGIGHTSNSNAGTAGAIYPNDALWSNDGSAISIMSYFDNGENGYYSSRGFSNLPVVTPQVADIIAMGNLYGLSTTTRTGNTTYGFNNTSGRAAFDAALHPNYSYTIFDNGGVDTLDYSGFISNQLIDLNPEAFSNIGAFVGNVVIARGTVIENAIGGSGNDTLVGNGAANVLTGNSGIDTLYGADGNDTLTGGLGADVLVGGTGGDFFRDTAAGLNGDTIVDFSAQDRIVITNVGLASFSYSLVGNTLTYTGGSLTFSNALAGHLFVRAADGGGVELQMADRTGFGLTDFNGDGIADVLWRSDTGVITTWLGQADGTFIDNSANTGQAIPLDWNIVGTGDYNGDGLGDIMWRSDSGVMTQWLGQLDGTFRDNFAKTGQVIPLDWNVIGTGDFNGDGLGDLIWRSDAGVITEWLGNLDGSFRDNFAGTGQHIPLNWTIDGMGDFNGDGLEDLIWRSDAGVITEWLGQNDGSFKDNFAGTGQTIPTNWQIVGVGDFNADGYADILWQSTAGTLTNWLGNPDGSFTDNFVNTGQVIPQGWELVGVGDLNGDGRDDILWQTGPDSVETWFGQDNGGFTGGSSGTLAAAHAATAGTNGDLFYLG, encoded by the coding sequence ATGGTCGACATACCGGGCGATACCACCACGACTTCCACAATCTCGGTCGGGTCGATGGTCGACAATGCGATCGAGACGGTCGGCGATCATGACTGGTACGCGGTCACACTGACGGCGGGCCAGAAAGTCACCATCGCCCTGAACATCATTACATTGGAGGACCCCTACCTTTACCTCCGCGATTCAAACGGCTCGCTCATCGCCGAAAACGACGATGGCGGTGGCGGCCGCGGGTCGAGGCTGGTGTTTACGGCCCCGACTGACGGAACCTATTACATCGACGTCGCGGCCTGGGCCCCGACGGAGGTGGTTCCCGGCTATACCGGGACCGGCGCCTACCGGCTGTCCGTTAGCGACTATGTGGCGCCGTCCGAGGGAACGTTGGACGACTTTGCCGACCAGATGACGCACGGCTTTTTCGATGGCGACTATCACCACTTCAACGTCACTCAAGGCGGCAGCCTCACGGTCAACTTTCAAGGGCTGACCGACGCCGGACGCACGGTTGCGCTGCAGGCGCTGCAACAGTGGACCGATATCATTGGCGTGAATTTCGTCGAGACGAATGGCGCCGCCCAAATCACGTTCGACGACCTCGACCAAGGCACAGGCGCTTTCGCCGACACCGTCAGCTCGAACCACATAACCAGCTCGGCGATCGTTAATGTGGCGCTGTATCGACTGAACCTTCACACCTACATGCACGAGATTGGGCACGCGCTCGGGATCGGGCACACCAGCAATTCGAACGCCGGGACGGCGGGCGCGATCTACCCGAACGACGCGCTGTGGAGCAACGACGGTTCCGCAATCAGCATCATGTCGTACTTCGACAACGGCGAAAACGGCTATTATTCGAGCCGCGGCTTTTCGAACCTGCCGGTCGTGACGCCGCAAGTCGCCGACATCATTGCGATGGGCAATCTGTACGGGCTGTCGACAACCACGCGAACCGGCAACACGACGTACGGATTTAACAATACGAGCGGCCGGGCGGCATTCGACGCCGCCCTGCACCCGAACTACTCGTACACCATCTTCGATAACGGCGGCGTGGACACACTCGATTATTCCGGGTTCATCAGCAACCAGCTGATCGACCTGAATCCGGAAGCGTTTTCTAACATTGGCGCTTTCGTCGGGAACGTCGTGATCGCTCGCGGCACGGTGATCGAGAATGCGATCGGGGGCAGCGGGAACGACACCCTCGTGGGCAATGGCGCGGCGAACGTCCTCACCGGGAACAGCGGAATCGACACACTCTACGGCGCTGACGGCAATGACACGCTGACCGGCGGCCTTGGCGCCGATGTCCTTGTTGGCGGCACCGGTGGAGATTTTTTCCGCGACACTGCCGCCGGCCTCAATGGCGACACGATCGTCGACTTCTCGGCGCAGGACCGGATCGTCATTACCAATGTCGGTCTTGCCAGCTTCAGCTATTCGCTGGTCGGCAACACGCTGACCTACACGGGCGGCTCGCTAACTTTTTCCAACGCGCTCGCCGGCCACCTGTTCGTTCGCGCCGCGGATGGCGGCGGCGTAGAACTGCAGATGGCGGATCGGACCGGCTTCGGTCTCACCGACTTCAACGGCGACGGCATCGCGGACGTGCTGTGGCGCAGCGACACGGGGGTCATCACGACTTGGCTGGGCCAGGCCGACGGCACGTTTATCGACAACAGCGCCAACACCGGCCAGGCGATTCCGCTCGACTGGAACATCGTCGGCACCGGCGACTACAATGGCGACGGCCTGGGCGACATCATGTGGCGCAGCGACTCTGGCGTGATGACGCAGTGGCTGGGCCAGTTGGACGGCACCTTCCGCGATAACTTCGCCAAGACGGGCCAGGTGATCCCGCTCGACTGGAACGTCATCGGCACCGGCGACTTCAACGGCGACGGGCTTGGCGACCTTATCTGGCGCAGCGACGCCGGGGTCATCACCGAATGGCTCGGCAACCTCGACGGCAGCTTCCGCGACAACTTCGCCGGCACCGGCCAGCACATCCCCTTGAACTGGACCATCGACGGAATGGGCGACTTCAACGGCGACGGGCTCGAGGATCTCATCTGGCGCAGCGATGCTGGCGTCATCACCGAATGGCTCGGCCAGAACGACGGCAGCTTCAAGGACAACTTCGCCGGTACCGGCCAGACCATCCCGACCAACTGGCAGATCGTCGGCGTCGGCGACTTCAACGCCGACGGCTATGCCGACATCCTGTGGCAGAGCACCGCCGGCACGCTGACCAACTGGCTCGGCAATCCGGACGGCAGCTTCACCGACAACTTCGTCAACACCGGCCAGGTCATCCCGCAAGGCTGGGAACTGGTCGGCGTCGGCGACCTCAACGGCGACGGCCGCGACGACATCCTGTGGCAAACCGGGCCCGACAGCGTCGAAACCTGGTTCGGCCAGGACAATGGCGGCTTTACCGGCGGCAGCAGCGGCACGCTGGCGGCCGCGCACGCCGCAACCGCCGGCACCAACGGAGACCTGTTCTACCTGGGCTGA